In the genome of Candidatus Zixiibacteriota bacterium, one region contains:
- a CDS encoding putative baseplate assembly protein — protein sequence MPITPPNLDDRTHADIMEELRRLIPRYCPEWTDHNPSDPGITLLELFAWLTEMKIYKLNRITDKTYVALLDLIGMSLLLPQPAQSYLTFTPGQGLEESVVVPAGTQIATSQTEVTDSVVFETAEDLRLSPVDLARVVTTAGDSVSDNSSFINNPSPDGFPVFGGVSQIERAVFVGDDKFSALTESASLFLRFKGASEEARALLTMLDWEYFNGKRFKELNTRLVYTETLGENETLIEIAGPLGDLEKTEIDGVETFWFKATLTAIPSSEQITELDTIAVEARIVEDGPTPEAGFSNIAGSIFLPLDFSKSVYPFSEEPKYDFAFYISSPDIFSKTEAEVILDIDLADPSVVEAPVASSDLELLWEYYNGRKWVELGATSPTGVSRPAGKFNFTDSTLAFTHSGEIKFDRPEDFSPTKVNGQEGHWIRCRLIKGNYGQAGHYEQVGKNWVWKDDNPLRPPCIKMLTLRYNQKPVFVSNLKSYADFTYRDFSGLIKKEYNPFQLFEEQRDRSPSLYLAFKSIAEKDSYGICFIVKEDQRLPVDELTTRYFGDIFGTENRQEQKLWWEYYNGKDWADLMPIDTTENFKCSGQVKFDFPRDFKPVEKFGQKNYWIRCRFQDGGYAVAPMLKAVLTNSVMGLNQSTISGEILGSSDGTPDQTYKFSNPPVLEGQEIWVRENTPPSKKEEEQIKAEEGDDAIDTVTDNAGNPSKIWVRWHEVDNFYNSDGSARHYILNHIEGKIRFGDGRKGMRPPSGTNSIVARRYATGGGEQGNVGSKSLTILRRANPNIASVINFFPASGGSDLETVSDAKQRAPQIFRNRFRAVTREDYEWLAQRASSHIARTHCIANTPAEGEVTLIVIPKETPEQRARADKITPSTQLLNLVRDYLEPRRLLTTRLHVERPSYLEVSFEIRYQVTATGADPERIKRDLEQNIRRYLHPLYGGNDGRGWSFGKALVKTDLYRIVEDTEGVEYVDRLEIYDEQRKLFIDKMRALPNQLFYVVDVNSFQVRREY from the coding sequence ATGCCAATAACTCCCCCAAATCTGGATGACAGGACCCATGCCGATATTATGGAGGAATTGCGTCGGCTGATTCCGCGTTATTGCCCGGAATGGACCGATCACAATCCTTCAGACCCGGGCATTACTCTTCTGGAACTGTTCGCCTGGTTGACCGAGATGAAAATCTACAAGCTCAACCGGATTACCGATAAGACCTATGTGGCACTTCTCGATTTGATCGGGATGTCGCTTCTGTTACCGCAACCGGCTCAATCGTACCTGACCTTTACACCCGGACAAGGGCTCGAAGAGAGTGTCGTGGTTCCAGCCGGTACCCAGATTGCCACCAGCCAGACCGAGGTGACCGACAGCGTGGTCTTCGAAACGGCCGAGGATCTGAGGCTGTCACCTGTAGATCTGGCCAGGGTTGTTACCACAGCCGGTGATTCGGTTTCCGACAACAGCAGTTTTATAAATAACCCATCGCCGGACGGCTTTCCTGTGTTCGGGGGAGTATCACAGATCGAGAGAGCGGTCTTTGTGGGCGATGATAAATTTTCTGCGTTAACGGAATCGGCCAGCCTGTTTCTGCGTTTCAAAGGAGCCTCGGAGGAGGCGCGCGCGCTTTTAACGATGCTCGACTGGGAATATTTCAACGGCAAACGCTTCAAAGAACTGAACACGAGATTGGTATACACCGAGACATTGGGTGAAAATGAGACCCTGATTGAAATCGCTGGTCCACTTGGCGACCTCGAAAAAACCGAAATCGACGGTGTTGAGACTTTCTGGTTTAAGGCTACACTGACCGCTATACCGTCGAGCGAGCAAATTACGGAACTGGACACGATCGCGGTCGAGGCCCGAATTGTCGAGGATGGTCCGACTCCTGAAGCCGGCTTCTCCAATATCGCAGGTTCGATCTTCCTGCCTTTGGATTTCTCTAAAAGCGTTTACCCATTCTCGGAAGAACCCAAGTACGATTTTGCTTTCTATATCTCCTCACCGGATATCTTCTCCAAGACCGAGGCGGAGGTGATCCTGGATATCGACCTGGCCGACCCCTCGGTTGTCGAAGCGCCGGTGGCATCTTCCGACCTTGAACTTCTCTGGGAATATTACAACGGTCGAAAATGGGTCGAGTTGGGTGCAACTTCGCCCACCGGGGTCAGCCGTCCGGCAGGAAAGTTCAACTTTACAGATTCGACACTTGCTTTCACACATTCGGGCGAGATCAAATTCGATCGTCCCGAGGATTTCAGCCCCACCAAGGTCAACGGCCAGGAAGGTCACTGGATTCGGTGCAGGCTGATTAAAGGCAATTACGGTCAGGCTGGTCATTACGAACAGGTCGGTAAAAACTGGGTCTGGAAAGATGATAACCCGCTCAGGCCACCCTGCATAAAGATGTTGACATTGCGTTACAACCAGAAGCCGGTGTTTGTTTCCAACCTGAAGTCCTATGCGGATTTCACATATCGCGATTTCTCCGGGCTTATCAAAAAGGAATACAACCCATTTCAATTATTTGAAGAGCAGAGGGATCGTTCGCCCAGTCTCTATCTGGCATTTAAGTCGATCGCTGAAAAGGACAGTTACGGCATCTGCTTCATTGTCAAGGAAGACCAGCGGCTGCCTGTCGATGAGCTGACCACGCGTTATTTCGGGGATATTTTCGGAACTGAAAACCGGCAGGAACAGAAGTTGTGGTGGGAATACTATAACGGCAAGGACTGGGCAGACCTGATGCCGATCGATACTACCGAGAATTTTAAGTGTAGCGGACAGGTCAAATTCGATTTTCCGCGCGATTTCAAGCCGGTTGAAAAGTTCGGGCAGAAAAACTACTGGATTCGGTGTCGCTTTCAGGATGGCGGTTACGCTGTTGCGCCGATGCTCAAGGCGGTCCTGACTAATAGCGTAATGGGGCTCAACCAGTCCACGATAAGCGGGGAAATTTTGGGATCCTCAGACGGCACACCTGATCAGACTTATAAGTTTTCCAACCCTCCCGTTTTGGAGGGGCAGGAGATATGGGTTAGAGAAAACACTCCTCCTTCAAAAAAAGAAGAAGAACAGATTAAGGCCGAAGAAGGTGACGACGCTATCGATACAGTCACTGACAATGCCGGCAATCCTTCCAAAATCTGGGTGAGGTGGCATGAGGTCGACAATTTCTATAACTCCGACGGCAGTGCGCGCCATTATATCCTCAATCATATCGAGGGCAAAATCAGATTTGGGGATGGTCGCAAGGGCATGAGACCCCCTTCGGGAACGAATTCGATCGTGGCCCGCCGCTATGCGACCGGCGGTGGTGAGCAGGGCAATGTCGGCAGTAAAAGCCTGACCATCCTTCGTCGGGCAAATCCAAATATAGCCTCGGTTATAAATTTCTTCCCGGCCAGTGGCGGGTCTGATCTGGAGACGGTCTCGGATGCCAAACAGCGCGCGCCACAGATTTTCCGCAACCGTTTCCGGGCGGTCACCCGCGAGGACTACGAATGGCTGGCTCAGAGAGCTTCGTCGCATATAGCACGTACGCATTGTATTGCCAACACACCAGCGGAGGGCGAGGTTACATTGATCGTAATCCCGAAGGAGACTCCCGAACAGCGTGCCCGGGCGGATAAGATCACACCTTCGACACAGCTTTTGAACCTGGTGCGCGATTATCTCGAACCGCGTCGTCTGTTGACAACCAGGCTCCATGTCGAGCGACCATCGTATTTGGAGGTCTCTTTTGAAATCCGTTACCAGGTAACCGCCACCGGTGCTGATCCCGAGCGGATCAAACGCGATCTTGAGCAGAATATCCGGCGTTACCTGCATCCGCTCTATGGAGGCAATGACGGCCGGGGATGGTCGTTCGGAAAAGCCTTGGTCAAGACCGATCTTTATAGAATTGTGGAAGATACCGAGGGCGTCGAATATGTCGACCGCCTTGAAATATATGATGAACAACGTAAACTGTTTATAGACAAAATGAGGGCTCTGCCTAATCAGCTTTTCTATGTTGTCGATGTGAACAGCTTCCAGGTCAGAAGAGAGTATTGA
- a CDS encoding baseplate protein, which yields MPRKNFLGVGFKFPVDVDRRGGVAMSRYEESIEDAIVLIVGTAFGERQMRPDFGCGIHDLVFAPNNANTRALAVYHVEEALIKWEPRIVEVKVTADTDPEQPHIINIAIDYKVRTTNNVFNLVYPFYLQKSEV from the coding sequence ATGCCTCGTAAAAATTTCCTGGGTGTGGGATTTAAATTTCCGGTCGATGTCGACCGTCGTGGCGGTGTGGCGATGTCGCGCTATGAGGAATCGATCGAGGACGCAATCGTTTTGATTGTCGGCACCGCTTTTGGCGAGCGGCAGATGCGCCCTGATTTCGGATGCGGTATCCATGATCTTGTCTTTGCTCCCAACAACGCCAACACCCGTGCCCTGGCGGTTTACCATGTCGAGGAAGCCCTGATAAAGTGGGAACCCCGCATTGTCGAGGTCAAGGTGACCGCCGATACCGATCCCGAGCAACCGCATATAATCAATATAGCGATAGATTATAAAGTTCGTACAACCAACAATGTTTTTAATCTCGTGTATCCGTTCTACCTGCAAAAAAGTGAGGTCTGA
- a CDS encoding LysM peptidoglycan-binding domain-containing protein, with amino-acid sequence MSLEKATITNVDTNDTFQVLFNPSEYQLKKETPWAEQRVLGLDAPAASFTTGMRMELSMELFFDTSEEKSDVRTHTEKIEKLLMVDPDKHRPPLTLFTWGNFQFKGVFEKLKQRYTMFVQDGTPVRAVLDVTIKEYTTTFEQLQRQPRQSADRAKHRIVRRGDTLSLIAHREYNDASEWRRIAEYNQIEDPLDLEPGLELTIPPIE; translated from the coding sequence ATGTCTCTTGAAAAGGCTACTATTACCAATGTCGACACAAATGATACATTCCAGGTTCTCTTCAATCCGAGCGAATATCAACTCAAAAAGGAAACCCCCTGGGCCGAGCAGCGAGTTTTGGGGCTCGATGCTCCGGCGGCGTCATTTACGACCGGTATGCGCATGGAGCTGTCGATGGAGCTTTTTTTCGATACCAGCGAAGAAAAGAGCGATGTCAGGACTCATACTGAAAAGATCGAGAAACTTCTGATGGTCGACCCGGATAAGCATCGCCCGCCTTTGACATTGTTTACCTGGGGAAATTTTCAGTTCAAGGGTGTTTTTGAAAAGCTCAAGCAGAGATATACAATGTTCGTCCAGGATGGTACTCCCGTACGGGCGGTCCTGGATGTGACTATTAAAGAGTACACGACGACTTTTGAGCAGTTACAGAGACAACCGAGGCAATCAGCTGATCGTGCCAAGCACAGGATTGTCAGGCGTGGAGATACTCTCAGCCTGATTGCTCACAGGGAATACAACGATGCCTCCGAGTGGCGTCGAATTGCGGAATACAATCAGATTGAGGATCCGCTCGATCTCGAACCGGGACTCGAGTTGACGATTCCTCCAATCGAATAG
- a CDS encoding phage tail protein produces the protein MPLRRALSGGSNSESDQTQRYYGVVIGVVSNIDDPENTGRVKVRFPWLSSDEESHWARVCQFMTGNDRGSWFIPEVNDEVLVAFEHGDVNHPYVVGSLYNGQDQPPSENSHSSENNIRMIKSRSGHIIKIDDTSGSEQVEIKTSSGKSVLTMKSDGSITIKSDNITIEGTMKIDLKSQNINIEASQQLKLKGTSGFAVESTGTGKVEASGPLTVKGAVVNIN, from the coding sequence ATGCCTTTACGAAGAGCTTTAAGCGGTGGTTCCAACAGTGAAAGTGATCAGACTCAGCGGTACTATGGTGTCGTGATCGGGGTCGTTTCCAACATCGATGATCCGGAAAACACCGGCCGTGTAAAGGTCCGTTTTCCGTGGCTGTCATCCGATGAGGAAAGCCATTGGGCCCGGGTCTGCCAGTTTATGACCGGCAACGATCGCGGGAGCTGGTTTATCCCTGAAGTCAACGATGAAGTCCTGGTGGCATTCGAGCATGGTGATGTGAACCATCCCTATGTCGTCGGGTCGCTCTACAACGGCCAGGATCAGCCACCTTCGGAGAACAGTCACAGCTCCGAGAACAATATCCGCATGATCAAGTCTCGTAGCGGTCATATTATCAAGATCGATGACACTTCGGGATCAGAGCAGGTCGAGATCAAGACCTCCTCCGGGAAAAGCGTGCTGACCATGAAATCCGATGGTTCGATCACGATAAAATCTGACAATATTACGATTGAAGGCACGATGAAAATCGACCTGAAATCGCAGAATATAAATATAGAAGCTAGTCAACAGCTTAAACTGAAAGGCACCTCGGGTTTTGCCGTGGAATCGACAGGAACAGGAAAAGTCGAGGCCTCCGGTCCCCTGACTGTCAAGGGAGCTGTTGTCAATATAAATTGA